One stretch of Cololabis saira isolate AMF1-May2022 chromosome 15, fColSai1.1, whole genome shotgun sequence DNA includes these proteins:
- the LOC133460697 gene encoding CD209 antigen-like protein A, with the protein MSSDIYSKPDLSKKVRYNRNEQEDGAGWDEREVDIYETVDDVGNNLTVQSQEEGRQTWKHRALQKIPVRGATLCRGVLCTVVLVVVVILFIYALHVTLEVNQLRTKLKDITSDKDELQREYNQLNNTYNRQKNELDGECHEGWRRFGSSLYRKFTESKTWSESRKECEERGADLVIINSKEEQDFVGRLYTNETSWIGLKAEWSTSKEEYEWKWVDGSPLTTMFWVAAQSPHQHNKREHAAVCCTNEGKWKYSYYTSNYNWICEKKIQEFIVES; encoded by the exons ATGTCCTCAGATATTTACTCTAAACCAGATTTATCAAAAAAGGTGAGATACaacagaaatgagcaagaagacGGAGCAGGATGGGACGAGAGGGAGGTGGATATCTATGAGACTGTTGATGATGTTGGGAATAATCTTACTGTTCAGTCACAGGAAGAAG GACGACAAACTTGGAAGCATCGTGCTCTTCAGAAAATACCTGTCAGAGGTGCAACACTGTGTCGAGGAGTGTTGTGCACGGTGGTTTTAGTTGTGGTCGTCATCTTGTTCATATACG CTCTTCACGTCACCTTGGAGGTCAACCAGCTGAGGACCAAGCTCAAGG ATATCACTTCGGACAAAGACGAGCTGCAGAGGGAATACAACCAACTGAACAACACTTATAATCGGCAAAAAAATGAACTTGACG GAGAGTGTCATGAAGGATGGAGAAGATTTGGCTCCAGTTTATACAGAAAATTCACTGAGAGTAAAACTTGGTCTGAGAGCAGGAAGGAGTGTGAGGAAAGAGGAGCTGATCTGGTGATCATAAACAGCAAAGAGGAGCAG GATTTTGTGGGGCGACTGTACACAAATGAAACCTCCTGGATTGGTCTGAAAGCTGAATGGTCGACAAGTAAAGAGGAATATGAATGGAAATGGGTGGACGGATCACCACTGACAACAAT GTTCTGGGTTGCAGCACAGTCTCCACATCAGCATAACAAACGGGAACATGCTGCAGTGTGTTGTACTAATGAAGGGAAATGGAAATATTCATACTACACTTCCAATTATAACTGGATCTGCGAGAAGAAAATACAAGAATTTATTGTTGAATCCTGA